One window of Desulfomicrobium apsheronum genomic DNA carries:
- a CDS encoding (Fe-S)-binding protein produces the protein MSTPSCFMNPELRSFLERFDFSACMVCGSCANGCPITGTPGMAGWDTRKVMRLLANGMTDEVVASNFPWLCTGCGRCAGVCPAGIDIPSVMAHMKSLRPREAVPGSLHKGMANNLATGNNLAISREEYLGGMYDLGRDLAEECPGFHVPVDKKGADILFFPNSKEVYGDFEDQFWWWKIFYAARENWTVPSTGWEAVDWALFTGNYDGNRELARRKIEYMRSNAIKTMIMPDCGGGSYGCRKGMSSLVAENPDNAVDFVYLYDYLLKLIREGRIRLDKSVHKGRRFTFHDSCKHGRELAAHYGKGYFEEPREIVAACVDDFVELTPTREKNFCCGAGGGMWPMPFEQESAWHARYKYQQIKDSGADVVVVGCSNCRDQIMRRIPKFYPDCTYEVKYIWQLVAEALVIEPWDAERIAVAEAEAREQWERLGVEQEE, from the coding sequence ATGAGCACTCCATCTTGTTTCATGAATCCGGAATTGCGCTCCTTTTTGGAACGGTTCGATTTTTCAGCCTGCATGGTCTGCGGATCCTGCGCCAATGGCTGTCCGATCACGGGCACGCCGGGCATGGCGGGATGGGATACGCGCAAGGTCATGCGTCTTCTGGCCAACGGGATGACGGATGAAGTCGTGGCTTCCAATTTTCCTTGGCTATGCACGGGTTGCGGCCGCTGCGCGGGAGTCTGTCCGGCGGGCATCGACATCCCGTCGGTCATGGCCCACATGAAGAGCCTGCGGCCGCGCGAGGCGGTTCCCGGCTCCCTGCACAAGGGCATGGCCAACAACCTGGCCACGGGCAACAACCTGGCCATCAGCCGTGAGGAATACCTCGGCGGCATGTACGATTTGGGCCGGGACCTTGCGGAAGAATGTCCGGGTTTTCATGTGCCTGTGGACAAGAAGGGCGCGGACATCCTCTTTTTTCCCAATTCAAAGGAAGTCTACGGTGATTTCGAGGACCAGTTCTGGTGGTGGAAGATTTTCTACGCCGCCCGCGAAAACTGGACCGTGCCGTCCACCGGCTGGGAAGCCGTGGACTGGGCGCTCTTCACCGGTAACTACGACGGCAATCGCGAGCTTGCCCGCCGCAAGATCGAATACATGCGCTCAAACGCCATAAAGACCATGATCATGCCCGACTGCGGTGGCGGTTCGTATGGCTGTCGCAAGGGCATGTCCTCGCTTGTGGCGGAGAACCCGGACAATGCCGTGGATTTTGTCTATCTCTATGACTACCTTTTGAAGCTGATCCGTGAGGGCCGCATTCGTCTGGACAAAAGCGTGCACAAGGGACGGCGATTCACCTTTCACGATTCGTGCAAACACGGACGGGAACTGGCGGCGCATTACGGCAAGGGTTATTTCGAGGAGCCGCGCGAGATCGTGGCAGCCTGCGTTGATGATTTCGTGGAATTGACCCCGACCCGCGAGAAGAATTTTTGCTGCGGAGCGGGCGGCGGCATGTGGCCCATGCCCTTCGAACAGGAGTCGGCCTGGCACGCGCGCTACAAGTATCAGCAGATCAAGGATTCGGGCGCGGACGTGGTGGTCGTGGGCTGCTCCAACTGCCGCGACCAGATCATGCGCCGCATCCCCAAATTCTACCCCGATTGCACCTACGAGGTGAAATACATCTGGCAGCTGGTGGCCGAGGCCCTGGTCATCGAACCGTGGGATGCCGAGCGCATCGCCGTCGCCGAGGCCGAGGCGAGGGAGCAGTGGGAGCGGCTCGGCGTGGAGCAGGAGGAATAG
- a CDS encoding carbon-nitrogen hydrolase family protein — translation MRIGLATAPVPMSLEHSLRNILDFMDQAASFDVDLLCFPEAYLPGMRGQHFSIPLCEQAELREALDIVCKASAEHGMGVILPMEWPSEQGRYNLVQVISPEGKIMGRQCKTQLDPDEEGIYVPGRGRQIFEMNGVKFGVVICHEGWRYPETVRWSACRGAQIVFHPQCTGSNTAGRTSQAWGDPDGPYYEMAMVCRSVENGIFFASVNYALDYQDSATSLVAPDGSCLAHQPYGQPGLLVQQLELELATGLPARRYSPDRY, via the coding sequence ATGCGCATCGGACTCGCCACTGCCCCTGTTCCCATGTCGCTGGAGCATTCGCTCCGGAACATCCTCGATTTCATGGACCAGGCCGCTTCTTTCGACGTGGACCTGCTCTGTTTTCCCGAAGCGTATCTGCCCGGAATGCGCGGCCAGCATTTTTCCATTCCCCTGTGTGAACAAGCCGAGCTGCGCGAAGCGTTGGATATCGTGTGCAAGGCCTCGGCCGAGCATGGAATGGGGGTCATCCTGCCCATGGAATGGCCTTCGGAGCAAGGGCGCTACAACCTTGTTCAGGTCATTTCACCCGAAGGCAAGATCATGGGCCGCCAGTGCAAGACCCAACTCGATCCAGACGAAGAAGGAATTTATGTCCCCGGCCGGGGACGGCAGATTTTCGAAATGAACGGAGTCAAGTTTGGAGTGGTCATATGCCATGAAGGGTGGCGCTATCCGGAAACCGTTCGCTGGTCGGCCTGCCGGGGAGCACAGATCGTCTTTCATCCCCAATGCACCGGCAGCAACACGGCCGGACGCACGTCCCAGGCCTGGGGAGACCCGGATGGTCCCTATTACGAAATGGCCATGGTCTGCCGCAGCGTTGAAAACGGCATCTTTTTCGCCAGCGTGAACTACGCCCTCGATTACCAGGACTCGGCCACCAGCCTGGTCGCGCCCGACGGCTCATGCCTGGCTCATCAGCCCTACGGGCAGCCGGGACTTCTGGTACAGCAACTGGAATTGGAACTGGCCACGGGCCTGCCCGCCAGGCGCTACTCGCCGGACCGCTACTAG
- a CDS encoding sigma-54-dependent transcriptional regulator, with product MKARILVVDDDRAHMTMLVAMLGSWGYEVDTADDGAMAVTRVRERAYDVVLTDVRMAEVDGIEALRQIKSYNPYLPVLIMTAYSSVDVAVQALKAGALDYLHKPLDFGELRMGLERALEQGGAQRSAQVGGEADPLSEMIGDSPPMRELAAMIRAVAPSEASVLILGESGTGKELVAKALHEGSPRKARPMITVNCAALAENLLESELFGHEKGAYTGAQRQRDGRFVQADGGTLFLDEIGEMAPALQAKLLRALQQGEVQRLGSDRSIRVDVRVLAATNRDLEAEVRDGGFREDLYYRLNVIALRVPALRERPEDIPLLARHFLHRFAERNRKSYRGFSPRVMDLMLHYDWPGNVRELENVVERAVILSPGEFVTENDLPATLRGSEKSATGPSGGQSLEDAEREAIARTLEQVGNNKSEAARVLGVTRVTLRSKMKKFGLDS from the coding sequence ATGAAGGCGCGAATTCTGGTGGTTGACGATGACCGGGCCCACATGACCATGCTCGTGGCCATGCTCGGCAGCTGGGGGTACGAGGTCGATACGGCGGATGACGGGGCCATGGCCGTGACCAGGGTGCGCGAGCGCGCCTACGACGTGGTTCTGACCGACGTGCGCATGGCCGAGGTGGACGGGATCGAAGCCTTGCGCCAAATAAAGAGCTACAACCCCTACCTGCCCGTGCTGATCATGACCGCCTATTCTTCCGTGGATGTCGCGGTCCAGGCCCTGAAAGCCGGAGCGCTGGACTATCTGCACAAACCCCTTGATTTCGGGGAGCTGCGCATGGGCCTTGAGCGGGCGCTGGAGCAGGGCGGGGCGCAGCGTTCAGCGCAGGTTGGCGGCGAGGCGGATCCGTTGTCGGAGATGATCGGCGACTCGCCCCCCATGCGCGAGCTTGCGGCCATGATCCGGGCCGTGGCCCCATCCGAAGCATCCGTGCTGATTCTGGGCGAATCCGGTACGGGCAAGGAGCTGGTGGCCAAGGCGCTGCACGAGGGGAGTCCGCGCAAGGCCAGGCCCATGATCACGGTCAACTGCGCGGCCCTGGCGGAAAATCTGCTCGAGAGCGAGCTCTTCGGGCATGAAAAGGGCGCGTACACCGGGGCGCAGCGGCAGCGGGACGGACGGTTCGTGCAGGCCGACGGCGGCACCCTCTTCCTGGACGAGATCGGTGAAATGGCTCCCGCGTTGCAGGCCAAACTCCTGCGCGCCTTGCAGCAGGGGGAAGTGCAGCGCCTCGGGAGCGACAGATCCATCCGCGTGGATGTGAGGGTTCTCGCCGCGACCAACCGCGACCTTGAGGCGGAAGTTCGGGACGGTGGCTTTCGTGAGGATTTGTACTACCGCCTGAACGTCATTGCCCTGCGCGTCCCCGCGCTCAGGGAGAGGCCCGAGGACATCCCTCTTTTGGCACGGCATTTCCTGCACCGCTTCGCTGAACGCAACCGCAAGAGCTATCGCGGCTTTTCGCCCAGGGTCATGGATCTGATGCTTCATTACGACTGGCCGGGCAACGTGCGCGAGCTGGAAAACGTGGTGGAGCGCGCAGTCATCCTTTCGCCCGGCGAATTCGTCACGGAGAATGACCTGCCCGCGACTCTGCGCGGGTCCGAGAAGTCGGCCACGGGTCCGTCTGGCGGCCAATCACTGGAGGATGCGGAGCGCGAGGCAATCGCGCGCACCCTGGAACAGGTGGGCAACAACAAGAGCGAGGCCGCGCGCGTGCTGGGGGTGACCAGGGTCACCCTGCGCAGCAAGATGAAGAAGTTCGGGCTCGATTCGTGA
- the zraS gene encoding two-component system sensor histidine kinase ZraS, translating to MINQAPLSTSIFWRRRGLILLVPAVLTAAILIWLAVEGRAREQRTIARILTTQGETLIRSVEAARRMGMRGQDGRQFRLRFLMDEMIRQGDLRFLGLIDAAGRFEALSEAEPGSGVTAEALSALPASTEPAWAIIRPGDDPLFVVYRYSRPPRRTMHGGMMHETVPNSIDERTLIAVGLDASLYLRAVRKDVLTLAMAGGLGLALAFAGAVTLFWRRKVAGLEREVARQERLAALGTLAAGVAHEIRNPLSSIKGFATYFGAKFEAGTQDRELAEVMIGEVDRLNRVVTELLELTHPAQPRLAPTDVSDLVRHALRLVEDDCQGKGIAVQTRIAKLEKQTLDPDRMLQVLLNLFLNAIQAMPHGGVLTVSAQRVKDRLELRVSDTGHGIPAQDLDRIFDPYFTTKNQGTGLGLATVRTMVEAHGGQVRIASEPGQGTQVTLDLPVKGENR from the coding sequence ATGATCAATCAGGCACCTCTTTCGACATCCATCTTCTGGCGGCGGCGCGGCCTTATCCTGCTTGTGCCCGCAGTGCTTACGGCCGCGATTCTGATCTGGCTCGCCGTGGAGGGACGCGCGCGGGAGCAGCGCACCATCGCCCGCATTCTAACCACCCAGGGCGAGACCCTGATCCGGTCCGTGGAGGCCGCCCGGCGCATGGGCATGCGCGGGCAGGATGGGCGGCAGTTTCGCCTGCGCTTTCTCATGGACGAGATGATCCGGCAGGGGGACCTGCGCTTTTTGGGGCTGATCGACGCGGCAGGGCGCTTCGAGGCCCTGAGCGAGGCCGAGCCGGGCAGCGGCGTCACGGCGGAGGCGCTGTCCGCCCTGCCCGCATCCACGGAGCCCGCGTGGGCCATCATCCGGCCCGGCGACGATCCGCTCTTCGTGGTCTATCGCTATTCCCGTCCGCCCCGGCGCACAATGCACGGAGGCATGATGCACGAGACCGTCCCGAATTCAATCGATGAGCGCACGCTCATTGCCGTGGGCCTTGACGCCTCGCTCTACCTGCGCGCCGTGCGCAAGGATGTCCTGACCCTGGCCATGGCCGGTGGTCTTGGTCTAGCCTTGGCCTTTGCCGGGGCGGTCACGCTTTTCTGGCGACGCAAGGTGGCAGGGCTTGAAAGAGAGGTGGCCCGGCAGGAGCGGCTGGCCGCGCTTGGCACCCTGGCCGCCGGAGTGGCCCACGAGATCCGCAATCCATTGAGCTCCATCAAGGGCTTTGCCACCTATTTCGGCGCCAAGTTCGAAGCCGGGACGCAGGATCGGGAACTGGCCGAGGTCATGATCGGCGAGGTCGACCGCCTGAACCGCGTCGTGACCGAGCTGCTTGAACTGACCCACCCTGCGCAGCCGCGCCTTGCGCCCACCGACGTGTCCGATCTTGTCCGGCATGCCCTGAGACTCGTGGAAGATGATTGCCAGGGCAAGGGCATCGCCGTGCAGACCCGGATCGCAAAGCTTGAGAAACAGACTCTCGACCCGGACCGCATGCTGCAAGTCCTGCTGAATCTGTTCCTGAACGCCATCCAGGCCATGCCCCACGGAGGCGTGCTGACCGTTTCCGCGCAGCGCGTGAAGGACCGGCTGGAACTGCGCGTGAGCGACACCGGTCACGGAATCCCGGCGCAGGATCTGGACAGAATCTTCGATCCGTACTTCACCACCAAGAATCAGGGGACCGGCCTTGGGCTGGCCACGGTTAGAACCATGGTGGAGGCCCACGGCGGGCAGGTGCGGATTGCGTCCGAGCCGGGGCAGGGCACGCAAGTGACTCTTGATCTGCCTGTAAAGGGAGAAAATCGATGA
- a CDS encoding nucleotide pyrophosphohydrolase: protein MSLNELQEDVDAWVKTIGVRYFSELTNLGILMEEVGEVARIMTRRYGDQSFKDNEKNDLGDELADVLFVLTCIANQTGVDLTEAMRRNLEKKTLRDKNRHKNNPKLHSA from the coding sequence ATGAGCCTTAACGAACTGCAGGAAGATGTCGATGCCTGGGTGAAAACAATCGGGGTCCGCTATTTTTCCGAACTGACCAACCTCGGCATTCTCATGGAAGAAGTCGGCGAAGTGGCCCGCATCATGACCCGCCGTTACGGAGACCAGAGTTTCAAGGACAACGAAAAAAACGATCTGGGCGACGAACTGGCCGATGTCCTTTTTGTTTTGACCTGCATCGCCAACCAAACCGGGGTCGATCTGACGGAAGCCATGCGCCGCAACCTGGAAAAGAAAACACTGCGCGACAAAAATCGCCACAAAAACAATCCAAAGCTGCATTCGGCCTGA
- a CDS encoding periplasmic heavy metal sensor, whose product MKRTTSIAILAIFGIVVLSTLTFAGPMRGMGGMGGAGDCTGRNMNPAIQQLPQEKQDQLKSILDEHRKEMTPMRNAMWEKHTLLKALSGNPNTKPETITALVGELSDLRAQMQTKREALQARVSKEIGIDLPMGFGMHDRRGKGGHGRGHGEFGQRGMGRGMNPGMNPGTGPGMVPAPNAAPATPGA is encoded by the coding sequence ATGAAAAGAACGACAAGCATCGCAATCCTGGCCATTTTCGGCATCGTCGTACTCAGCACCCTGACTTTCGCCGGCCCCATGCGTGGCATGGGCGGCATGGGTGGCGCCGGGGACTGCACGGGCCGGAACATGAACCCTGCCATCCAGCAATTGCCCCAGGAAAAGCAGGACCAGCTCAAAAGCATTCTGGACGAACATCGCAAGGAAATGACCCCCATGCGCAATGCCATGTGGGAGAAGCACACCCTGCTCAAGGCCCTGTCCGGCAACCCCAACACCAAGCCTGAAACCATCACCGCCCTGGTCGGCGAATTGAGCGACCTGCGCGCCCAGATGCAGACCAAGCGCGAAGCCCTGCAGGCCCGGGTGAGCAAGGAAATCGGCATCGACCTGCCCATGGGCTTTGGCATGCATGACCGCCGGGGCAAGGGCGGACATGGCCGCGGCCACGGTGAATTCGGCCAGCGTGGCATGGGCCGGGGCATGAATCCTGGCATGAATCCTGGCACGGGTCCGGGCATGGTGCCAGCCCCGAACGCCGCTCCCGCCACTCCGGGCGCATAA
- a CDS encoding YgiQ family radical SAM protein, with product MSLFSSKSLPQPKFLPMTRHEMDQLGWDELDVLLVSGDAYVDHPSFAMALLGRTLVAQGLRTGIITQPRWNDPEDLLVMGRPRLFAGVSAGAIDSMLAHYTAFRKKRSEDAYTPGGRAGARPNRACIVYTNLLRRAFPGLTVVLGGIEASLRRITHYDFWTDALRKPILLDAKADAVVYGMGERAILDIATRLQADRDLRGIPGTVIADGDLPADIKLPSHEDMLADPKELMRATLLLEKQVHDGTQWAVQRVANRSILIAPPATPLTTAEMDRVYALPYARKAHPAYNQPIPAEEMIRDSVTSHRGCGGGCSFCTLALHQGRRIASRSRDSILDEVRRMAASPDFKGHVSDVGGPSANMWGAYCDKEGQPCKRASCMTPTVCPHFSMDQKAHLDLLRTLRRTPGVRGVRVASGVRFDLALKDMVALGGYLREFVGGQLKIAPEHVCDHVLRLMRKPGNRVFEEFLTIFARESKQAGKEQYVIPYLMSAFPGTTDDDMRALAGWLGARGWKPRQVQCFIPIPGAVATAMYHAGITPEGKPVHVPRTDEERLRQHRILLPPEDRAPGRPMDARREPRPKSCANRCAAPARSAGPAKKKSGRKKK from the coding sequence ATGAGCCTTTTTTCCAGCAAATCCCTTCCCCAGCCCAAATTTCTGCCCATGACCCGCCATGAGATGGACCAGCTTGGCTGGGACGAACTCGATGTGCTTCTGGTCAGCGGCGATGCTTACGTGGACCACCCTTCCTTCGCCATGGCCCTTCTGGGCCGGACGCTGGTGGCGCAGGGACTGCGCACCGGCATCATCACCCAGCCGCGCTGGAACGATCCCGAGGACTTGCTCGTCATGGGCCGCCCGCGTCTTTTCGCCGGGGTCTCGGCCGGAGCCATCGACTCCATGCTGGCCCACTACACCGCCTTTCGCAAAAAACGCTCCGAAGACGCCTACACGCCCGGCGGCAGGGCCGGAGCCAGGCCCAACCGGGCCTGCATCGTCTACACCAACCTGCTGCGACGCGCCTTTCCGGGATTGACCGTGGTTCTGGGCGGCATCGAGGCTTCGCTGCGGCGCATCACGCATTACGATTTCTGGACCGATGCCCTGCGCAAGCCCATCCTCCTTGATGCCAAGGCCGACGCCGTGGTTTACGGCATGGGCGAACGAGCCATCCTGGACATCGCGACCCGGTTGCAGGCAGACCGGGATTTAAGGGGCATCCCCGGCACCGTCATCGCCGACGGAGATCTCCCCGCAGATATCAAGCTTCCCAGCCACGAAGACATGCTTGCCGACCCCAAGGAATTGATGCGGGCCACACTCCTGCTCGAAAAGCAGGTCCACGACGGTACGCAGTGGGCCGTGCAGCGCGTCGCAAACCGATCCATCCTGATCGCGCCGCCGGCCACTCCGCTGACCACGGCGGAAATGGACAGGGTCTACGCCCTGCCCTACGCCCGCAAGGCTCACCCCGCCTACAACCAGCCCATTCCGGCCGAGGAGATGATCCGCGACTCCGTGACCAGCCATCGCGGCTGCGGCGGGGGCTGCTCGTTTTGCACCCTGGCCCTGCACCAGGGCCGACGCATCGCCTCGCGCAGCCGGGATTCCATTCTGGACGAGGTCCGCCGCATGGCGGCAAGCCCTGACTTCAAGGGCCATGTCTCCGACGTCGGCGGCCCCAGCGCCAACATGTGGGGCGCGTATTGCGACAAGGAAGGCCAGCCCTGCAAACGGGCAAGCTGCATGACGCCCACCGTCTGCCCGCATTTCAGCATGGACCAGAAGGCCCACCTCGATCTGCTGCGCACCCTGCGCCGCACTCCTGGCGTGCGCGGCGTGCGCGTGGCCAGCGGAGTTCGCTTCGATCTGGCCCTTAAGGACATGGTTGCCCTTGGCGGCTATCTGCGCGAATTCGTGGGCGGACAGCTCAAAATCGCGCCCGAGCATGTATGCGACCACGTCCTGCGGCTGATGCGCAAACCAGGCAACCGCGTTTTCGAAGAATTTCTGACGATCTTCGCCCGCGAATCGAAACAGGCGGGCAAGGAACAATACGTCATCCCCTACCTGATGAGCGCCTTCCCGGGCACCACCGACGACGACATGCGCGCCTTGGCAGGATGGCTCGGCGCCCGCGGCTGGAAGCCAAGACAGGTGCAGTGCTTCATCCCCATCCCCGGAGCCGTGGCCACGGCCATGTATCATGCTGGCATCACGCCGGAAGGCAAACCCGTCCATGTGCCCCGCACAGACGAAGAACGGCTGCGCCAGCATCGCATCCTGCTCCCGCCTGAAGACAGGGCTCCCGGGCGTCCCATGGACGCAAGGCGCGAACCTCGCCCGAAAAGCTGCGCGAACCGTTGTGCAGCGCCCGCGCGAAGTGCTGGCCCCGCAAAGAAAAAATCGGGCCGCAAAAAGAAATAA
- a CDS encoding HU family DNA-binding protein, producing the protein MNKSELIQSLAEKIKISNDEASTIVDSFFDSMRDALLRGDRIEIRGFGSFKIKQYEGYVGRNPKTGESVQVKPKKMPFFKAGKGLLDYLNG; encoded by the coding sequence ATGAACAAAAGCGAACTTATTCAGTCCCTTGCCGAAAAAATCAAGATTTCCAACGATGAAGCTTCCACCATCGTGGACAGCTTTTTCGACTCCATGCGCGACGCCTTGCTGCGCGGAGACCGGATTGAAATCAGGGGGTTCGGCAGTTTCAAGATCAAGCAGTACGAAGGCTATGTCGGCCGCAACCCCAAGACCGGGGAGTCGGTGCAGGTCAAGCCCAAGAAAATGCCTTTTTTCAAGGCCGGCAAAGGGCTGCTGGACTATCTCAACGGTTAG
- a CDS encoding pyridoxamine kinase yields the protein MHSVIQRVAAIHDLSGFGGGSLSAVIPILSALGIQVCSLPTAILSTHTGGFANFHFRDLTSDMRYIIDHWRQLSLSFAGIYSGFLGSPEQIDIVSDFIRTFRADSTLVVVDPVLGDDGKLYDTMDRCMVDGMRSLVASADVITPNITEAALLLGKAGPPVISGTKEIKIWARALADLGPRCVIITSVPEEHGRGTSVVAFDKDASRFWKVACPYIPACYPGTGDIFASVITGSLLQGDSLPLSLDRAVQFVSMAIRATFGHNFPEREGVFLERVLPSLNAPVSMSSFELI from the coding sequence TTGCATTCCGTGATCCAACGCGTCGCTGCGATTCATGATCTTTCCGGGTTCGGAGGGGGGTCACTCTCGGCTGTGATCCCCATTCTTTCAGCCCTTGGAATTCAGGTCTGCAGCCTGCCCACAGCCATACTTTCCACCCACACGGGCGGTTTCGCCAACTTCCATTTCCGCGACCTGACCTCGGACATGCGCTACATCATTGACCATTGGCGCCAATTGTCGCTGTCCTTTGCCGGCATCTACTCCGGATTTCTGGGTTCGCCGGAACAGATCGACATCGTCAGTGATTTCATAAGGACATTCCGCGCCGATTCCACCCTGGTCGTGGTCGATCCGGTGCTTGGCGACGACGGTAAGCTTTACGACACCATGGACAGGTGCATGGTCGACGGCATGCGCAGTCTTGTCGCCTCCGCCGACGTGATCACACCGAACATCACAGAGGCGGCCCTGCTGCTGGGCAAGGCAGGCCCCCCGGTCATCTCGGGAACCAAGGAGATAAAGATCTGGGCCCGCGCCCTGGCTGATCTCGGGCCCCGCTGCGTCATCATCACCAGTGTTCCCGAAGAGCACGGCCGGGGAACGTCTGTCGTGGCCTTCGACAAGGACGCCAGCCGCTTCTGGAAGGTTGCATGCCCATATATTCCTGCGTGTTACCCCGGCACTGGAGATATTTTCGCCAGCGTGATAACAGGTTCCCTGTTGCAGGGCGATTCCCTGCCCCTGTCCCTGGACCGGGCCGTGCAGTTCGTCTCCATGGCCATCCGAGCCACCTTCGGCCACAATTTTCCGGAACGCGAGGGAGTCTTTCTGGAACGGGTGCTCCCGAGTCTGAACGCCCCCGTGTCCATGAGCAGCTTTGAACTGATATGA
- a CDS encoding HAD-IIB family hydrolase → MTDRYRGIFVSDLDGTLLRDGQISDGDLRAFRELRDQGIMRVIATGRSLYSARACLADDFPADYLILSTGNQIVNWPTQEVMRSSFMTGPEVQDICRFLSGLGLSFMVHEEFPHSHRFEYHRGHRNVADFDRRLALYADHGRENTGSRDMRAASQIVAIVDGNDAAMHDRINRELGNHSVIRATSPLDGQSMWIEIFAADVSKASGIMHLVNHHDLHGAPSAAIGNDHNDKDMLELVQMSFKVADAFLDKEGKYITTPENSDAVAFAIAHYMERFHAGMTEA, encoded by the coding sequence ATGACCGATCGATACCGTGGAATATTCGTCAGTGACCTCGACGGGACATTGCTGCGGGACGGCCAGATCTCCGATGGCGATCTGCGGGCCTTCAGGGAGCTTCGCGATCAGGGGATCATGCGCGTCATCGCCACGGGGCGGTCGCTGTATTCGGCCAGGGCCTGTCTTGCGGATGATTTTCCGGCCGATTATCTGATCCTTTCGACCGGAAACCAGATCGTGAACTGGCCGACGCAGGAGGTCATGCGTTCGTCCTTCATGACGGGGCCGGAAGTGCAGGATATCTGCCGTTTCCTGTCCGGACTCGGACTGAGTTTCATGGTGCACGAGGAATTTCCGCACAGCCATCGTTTCGAGTACCACCGGGGGCACAGGAACGTCGCGGATTTTGATCGACGCCTGGCCCTGTACGCAGACCACGGACGGGAAAACACAGGCTCACGCGACATGCGCGCCGCATCCCAGATCGTGGCTATCGTTGACGGAAACGACGCGGCAATGCATGACCGCATCAACCGGGAACTGGGGAATCACAGCGTGATCAGGGCCACGTCCCCGCTGGATGGACAGTCCATGTGGATCGAAATCTTCGCGGCGGATGTCTCCAAGGCCTCCGGAATCATGCATCTGGTCAATCATCACGATCTGCACGGGGCGCCCAGTGCGGCCATCGGCAACGATCACAACGACAAAGACATGCTTGAACTGGTACAGATGTCTTTCAAAGTCGCGGATGCATTCCTGGATAAGGAAGGCAAATACATTACAACCCCGGAAAACAGCGACGCAGTGGCATTCGCCATCGCGCACTACATGGAAAGATTCCATGCCGGCATGACGGAAGCATGA
- a CDS encoding MlaE family ABC transporter permease, translating to MKKILAIPALLGATSLDIVKNVGQWGVFSLTAVLGMIHMRRLLPKILHDIYFIGFKSLNIIILVAFFTGMVLGLQGYYTLIKFSAEGMLGVAVALSLVRELGPVLTAIMLIGRAGSSISAEIGIMRISEQIDALSTMDVDPVRYLVTPKIIASLICFPLLTAIFDCVGILGGYFSSVLLSSRSGIFFSKIQSSLLLSDVTGGFVKSFVFAFIVITISCYCGYYTHQNQSSAGAEGVSNSTTSAVVQSCVYVLVSDYVITSFLM from the coding sequence ATGAAAAAAATATTGGCCATCCCCGCACTGCTCGGGGCAACATCGCTTGATATCGTCAAGAACGTGGGACAGTGGGGAGTCTTCTCCCTGACTGCTGTTCTGGGCATGATCCACATGCGCCGACTTCTGCCCAAGATTCTCCACGACATATATTTCATCGGCTTCAAGTCCCTGAACATCATCATTCTCGTGGCCTTCTTCACGGGCATGGTCCTTGGACTGCAAGGCTACTACACCCTGATCAAGTTCAGCGCCGAGGGCATGCTCGGCGTGGCCGTGGCCCTGTCCCTGGTGCGCGAACTCGGGCCGGTGCTGACGGCGATCATGCTCATCGGCCGAGCCGGTTCGAGCATCAGCGCCGAGATCGGGATCATGCGCATCTCCGAGCAGATCGACGCCCTCTCGACCATGGACGTGGACCCTGTCCGCTATCTGGTCACGCCCAAGATCATCGCTTCGCTGATCTGTTTTCCGCTCCTGACCGCGATCTTCGATTGCGTGGGCATCCTGGGCGGTTATTTCTCCTCCGTGCTCCTAAGCTCCCGCTCGGGGATCTTCTTCAGCAAGATCCAGTCGAGCCTGCTCCTGTCCGACGTGACCGGCGGGTTCGTCAAATCCTTTGTCTTTGCCTTCATCGTCATCACCATATCCTGCTACTGCGGATATTACACGCACCAGAACCAATCCAGCGCCGGTGCGGAAGGCGTCAGCAACTCAACGACATCCGCCGTTGTCCAGTCATGCGTTTACGTATTGGTCTCCGACTACGTCATAACGTCTTTTTTGATGTGA